The Lycium barbarum isolate Lr01 chromosome 10, ASM1917538v2, whole genome shotgun sequence genome includes a region encoding these proteins:
- the LOC132615874 gene encoding transcription factor bHLH30-like: MYQIPSFYELGSTCSDSYNNFLHGIINSSSGEMFNNVESSSVSPRSMAEAKAIAANKSHSEAERRRRKRINGHLATLRTLLPNTVKTDKASLLAEAVRCVRELKKTTSELGVTTMSDDDDNDDDHTTLVKKLMFPSESDELNISYCNNSSDSDGTLIIKASMCCEDRPEIMMDLRRALSTVQGKVVRAEMSTVGGRIKCVLWLEMLESGCKEGLLVQLRRALKVVMDKANFGPQNMGQDLLGNKRPRLLGGPMNYV, translated from the exons atgtaTCAAATTCCAAGTTTTTATGAACTAGGAAGCACATGTTCAGATTCATACAATAATTTTCTTCATGGGATAATAAACTCATCATCGGGTGAAATGTTTAATAATGTGGAAAGTTCAAGTGTTAGTCCAAGATCAATGGCTGAAGCTAAAGCAATTGCAGCTAATAAGAGTCATAGTGAAGCTGAAAGAAGGAGAAGAAAAAGAATCAATGGCCATCTTGCTACTCTACGAACCCTTCTTCCTAACACTGTcaaa ACAGACAAGGCATCTTTACTAGCAGAGGCAGTAAGGTGTGTGAGAGAGCTAAAAAAGACGACATCAGAACTAGGAGTAACAACAATGTCCGACGACGACGACAATGACGATGATCACACAACATTAGTGAAGAAATTAATGTTTCCAAGTGAATCAGACGAATTAAACATAAGTTACTGCAATAATAGTAGTGATTCTGATGGAACATTAATAATAAAAGCATCAATGTGTTGTGAGGACAGGCCAGAAATTATGATGGATTTAAGAAGGGCATTGAGTACTGTACAAGGGAAAGTGGTTAGAGCTGAAATGTCAACAGTTGGAGGAAGAATTAAGTGTGTTTTGTGGCTAGAAATGTTAGAAAGTGGGTGCAAAGAAGGGCTATTAGTGCAATTGAGAAGAGCATTGAAAGTGGTTATGGACAAGGCTAATTTTGGCCCACAAAATATGGGCCAGGATTTGTTGGGGAACAAACGTCCTCGTTTATTAGGGGGACCAATGAATTATGTTTGA
- the LOC132613443 gene encoding protein PELPK2-like, producing MATSSNCSILFLIIALLSLSSISTSHAARSLMQLPNLPTIPSLPKPTMPQLPNIPNLPTTMPPMPSMNPLPNMPSLPNIPTIPNMPTLSPPPSN from the coding sequence ATGGCTACTTCTAGCAACTGCTCAATCCTATTCTTGATAATAGCATTATTGTCCTTATCAAGCATATCCACAAGTCATGCTGCTCGTAGCCTAATGCAACTTCCCAACTTGCCTACAATCCCATCATTGCCAAAGCCAACAATGCCACAATTGCCAAATATTCCCAACTTGCCTACAACAATGCCACCAATGCCTTCGATGAATCCACTTCCCAACATGCCGTCACTTCCAAACATTCCCACAATTCCAAACATGCCTACACTTTCACCTCCTCCATCCAACTAA